In Brassica napus cultivar Da-Ae chromosome A3, Da-Ae, whole genome shotgun sequence, the sequence TCGTATTTTAAGAATACAAACAAATAATCCAAACATCTGACCAATCAAAAGCCTACAAATAAGAGAAagcatatatatagtattaacAAAAGTAAATGGACCTGCTGTTTAGACCAATTGTTACGGGCCCAGGCCCATTGTGTTATAACAAATATATTGGCGCGCATGGGTCTGTCTGCCTATCAAcgctctgcttcttcttctctccctCTCAAATTCATTTGCTCAATCAATCAAGCAAGCAATTCCCTAAAAACGAGAAAATGGATGGAAGTTTTATAGTAATCTAGGATAATATCAGTTTCTTGGGAATTACTTTCTTATCAAAAGTTATCTTCTTTCGTGTATGCACGCCACTTGTTCGACGAAATGACCAAGAGGAGCTTATATCAGTGGAATACTCTTCTTAAAAGCTTATCCAGAGATAAACAATGGCAACAAGTATTGTCTCAGTTTATCCAAATGTTTCGCTGCGAAGAAAAGCCTGATAACTTCACCATTCCAGTTGCTCTCAAGGCCTGCGTTGAGTTGCGGCAAATTAAGTGTGGAGAAATCATTCATGCGTTCATCAACAAGGATGCTTCGCTTGCGTCTGACCTTTATGTTGGCTCTGCTCTGATAGATATGTATGCCAAATGTGGGAGGATGACCCAAGCTTTGAGGGTCTTTGATGAGTTGGAGGAGAAGCCTGATATTGTCACGTGGTCTTCTATGGTTTCTGGGTTTGAAAGGAATGGTTTTCCCTTTGAGGCCGTTGAGTTTTTCAGGAGAATGGCCACGTCTTCTCATGTTAGTCCTGATCGGGTAACTTTAATCACTTTAGTTTCTGCGTGTACGAAACTATCTGATTCAAAACTTGGGAGGTGTGTGCATGGTTTTGTGATGCGGAGAGGatttgaaaaggatttgtcttTAGTGAATTCACTATTGAATTGTTATGCCAAGTCGGGAGCTTTCAAAGAAGCGGTTCATTTGTTCAAGGTGATGGCGGAGAAAGATGTTATATCTTGGAGCACTGTCATTGCTTGCTACGTTCAAAATGGAGCTGCTGCTGAAGCACTGCGTCTCTTCAGTGAAATGATGGGTAGCGGAACAGAACCTAGTGCAGCTACTATGCTCAGTGTGTTTCAAGCTTGTGCAGCTTCTCATGATCTAGAGCAAGGTAGGAAGAGCCATGAGTTAGCCATCAGGAAAGGCATTGAGGCAGAAGTGAAAGTCTCCACTGCTCTAGTTGATATGTATATGAAATGTTTCTCCCCCGAGGAAGCTTATGCTGTTTTCTCCAGGATTCCGAGGAAAGATGTGGTCTCTTGGGTTGCGTTGATAAGCGGCTTTACATTAAATGGAATGGCTCACAGATCAGTTGAGGAATTTTCCAAGATGCTGTTTGAAAATAATACGAGGCCTGATTCTATTCTTATGGTGAAGGTACTCAAGTCATGTTCGGATTTGGGTTTTCTCGAACAAGCCGAATGCTTTCATAGTTATGTGATCAAATTCGGATTTGACAGTAACCCGTTCATCGGAGCCTCTCTTGTTGAGCTTTATTCGAGATGTGGGAGTCTAGGCAGTGCTTGTAAAGTGTTCGATGAGATAACTTTAAAGGACGTCGTGGTTTGGACCTCTTTGATCACTGGTTATGGAATACATGGGAAGTGCACTAAAGCGCTGGAGACGTTTACTCAAATGGTCGAGAGCTCAGAAGTTGAGCCTAATGAAGTGACATTTCTCTCAGTTCTGTCTGCTTGTAGTCACTCAGGTTTGATACACGAGGGACTGAGAATATTTGAGTTGATGGTGAGTCAGTACGGACTTGTTCCTAACTTAGAGCATTATGCTGTATTGGTTGATCTTCTTGGTCGTGTAGGAAAACTAGACACTGCCATTGAAATCACAAAGCGGATGCCTTTTTCACCAACACCACAAGTCTTGGGTACTCTTTTAGGCGCATGTAGGATTCATCAGAATGATGAGATGGCAGAaactgttgcaaagaagctctTTGAATTGGAACCCAACCATGCTGGTTATTACATGTTAATGTCGAATATGTATGGGGTTAAGGGAGAATGGGAGAATGTGGAAAAGCTGAGAAATGCAGTGAGGAACAGGGGAATTAAAAAAGGATTGGCAGAGAGTTTGATTGAGATAAAAAGAAAGGTCCATAGATTTGTGGCTGATGATAATATGCATCCTGAGAATGAGCTGGTTTATGAATTGCTTAAAGAGCTGGATTTGCATATGAAACAAGACTTTGAAGATTCTGCGTATTTCCAAACTGAGGGAGGCAGCTTGTGATTCAGTGATCAGAAGCTTGAAATCAAGGATTTGTAGCAAAGTAATCACATTCTCATGTTTAAGTGATCAGAGAGTTATAAGAATGTGGAGATTCAATTCAAGCACAAGACAGATCTCGTTCTGCATGGATCTTGAAGTCAGTTACAGGATATGTACTAAGTTTGGTAAAACCAGGTTCTTGGTCAGTCTCCTGCAGAGTCTGTTCGATATCACTTTGGGATTTTATTTTGAACTGATTAGCAGAAGGATCCCCTTTAATTGATGCGGTACGCATTCTTAATTGTCCGTCTCAGCCCGTCCATTGGTATCATCGGATTCGCAATCTTCCTCTCTTTCCAAAGTTTCAAAAGAGGAAATGAAACTTGTTACTCATGCAAGGTTCTCAGGTGCCACGTCTCTCCTTTACGTGTCACGTTCTCGCAGCATGTCGCCCATCTATATTACAACAAACCCAATTCCATTACTTAAACCTTAAAAAGGCAGAAGCAACTAATCCGCAACATCTTGCTTTTAGTTTCTTGCGTAACAAAGATTTAGCTTGGAGGATTAATGGCGGACGTTCGCACACATGCTCACCAGGTTCAAGTGCACCCTCTACGCCAGCACGAAGGAGGCATCAAAGTGGTTTATCCCCAGAGCGGGCCTTCTTCCACTCAGGTTCCTTTTTAATTACACCATCCTTGGAATCTcagcatatattaatacaacaAATATGAATATCATATGTATACGCTTTACACGTGCATGAAGGTTCTAGCAGTGATCGCCGGTGTACCGGTTGGAGGGACGCTGCTAACTCTGGCCGGTTTAACTTTAGCCGGTTCGGTTATAGGACTAATGCTGGCATTCCCGCTGTTCCTCATCTTCAGTCCGGTTATCGTACCAGCGGCCTTTGTGATCGGTTTAGCTATGACAGGATTCATGGCGTCAGGGGCAATAGGGCTCACGGGACTATCGTCGATGTCGTGGGTACTGAACCACATCCGAAGAGTAAGGGAACGTATGCCGGATGAGCTGGAGGAAGCAAAGCAGCGTTTGGCTGACATGGCCGAGTATGTGGGGCAGAGGACAAAAGATGCTGGACAGACCATAGAAGAAAAAGCTCACGATGTACGAGAGAGCAAGACTTATGATGTCCGAGACAGAGACACAAAGGGTCATACTGCCTCAGGAGGAGACAGGGACACCAAGACAAGTCGCGAGGTCCGAGTGGCGACAACATGAAGAAGCGTGTGTTTTGTGGTGAATAAAAGAGAGTCGCCTGTTGTGGTTCTGGTTTCTTGGTAGATAGGTGTTGTGTGTTTTAAGCTTAAAATGGTGTTCTGCTCTGTAAGCGTTCTTTGAGTGTTGAgtctattttctttttctttttgtaataataataaGTGAAAATGCATCTTGTTTAGCcatgtaactgaaaaaacagataatgaaaaatacatatattagcTGGTATAAAGCAATGGGACCATACTGATTATGAAATAAAGACAGCCAAGAAACGGTGGACTCTAAATTGATTGGTACCACAGGACTTAGGTGCATGCGTACATCCACATGTTTAAACCCGCCCTTTAATCACATCCATACGTTTCCCGCCTCCTTCTGACACTTCGAAATACATAGTTTACGACAAAACAATTATTATTAGTTGTACGTCAAAGTTTGGCTAGAGAGATTTATTCCATCTTATCAGCACAAATTAAACACGAAAACACTGTCGGCATAATAACTTGtctaatataaataaacaattaattatCATTAGcactcaaacaaaaaaaaacacaaagttGAGACATGATAACGAGAGGATTGAGGAGACAGAGTAGCATTCGATTGATTTAACACTCTTTAGTCTTTACCaattagaggaagaagaaagatagagagagagagagagaaaagctaGCAGGTGTCGTTTACTTGTGCTGCTGAGATTTTAACAAATGACAAAGAGGATTTACGTAAGATCTTTAACCATCTAACCATAGTCCATAGATCTgtctatcaaaaacaagaatcCACACGGCAAGAAGAAAAGGGGTACCAAGTTATGCTTCTAATAACTCCATATCCGAGACTTGTGTCTCCGCTATTAGCTACCAAGTCTACTCCTGAATCATCATTCACCAGAAGAGCCAgagcttcctcttcttcttcttcttcttcttcctcttatcATTGGCCTTTCCTAACACCTAAACGTAGACTCAATGGCTTCAAGCTCAAGTCAGCTACAGTTCCGGGAGATGTGGAATCTGGAAGTTTGGTCAAAGGGCTGAAGCTAGGAGGCATGTTCGGAGTTTGGTATCTTCTCAATATCTACTACAACATTTTCAACAAACAGGTTCTCTCTATCTTTGATAGCATAGTCTTTTCAAGTTGAGTCACAATTGGATTTTGACTCCTGAATTTATTTGTTCAACCAGGTGCTTAGGGTCTTTCCATATCCAGCGACTGTAACAGCATTTCAATTAGGCTGTGGAACGTTGATGATATCAATAATGTGGCTCCTCAAACTCCATCCTCGTCCAAAAGTTACTCCCTCTCAGGTAAATGATTCTTCTGACAAAGTCCTCTAAAAAAACAGAGATATTCATTTGTAAAATCGTCTGAAATATTCGTTTAACAATCTCCAGTTTCCGGCGATATTACAACTAGCAGCAGCTCACACATTAGGAAACTTGTTAACGAATGTGAGCTTGGGAAGAGTTAATGTCTCTTTCACCCACACAATCAAAGCATTGGAGCCTTTCTTCACCGTCTTGTTCTCTGTTCTCTTGCTCGGTGAGGTACACGCAAAAACATATATAGATCAGAGATTCAAAGAgcgtttttatttatttcttactGATGTGTCTGTTGAATGTCAGTGGCCGAGTGTATGGATTGTCTGTTCCTTGTTACCAATAGTCGCTGGAGTTTCTTTAGCATCTTTCACAGAAGCTTCTTTTAATTGGtatgaaacaacaacaacaaatcaaacaTTCTTCTTGAAAAAATGAACTTGGTTTGAGTTGTGTTTTTCCAATGAACCAGGATTGGTTTCTGCAGCGCAATGGCGTCTAATGTGACGAACCAATCACGCAATGTTCTCAGTAAAAAATtcatggttgaaaaggtaactTAGTAGTTTTATCCTCTCAAGAAACCAACCTTTGTTTCTCTTAACTGAAAGCAATTCTATTAAAGTTTGTTGTATTGAAACAGGAAGCTTTGGACAACATCAACCTTTTCTCTATAATAACCATTATCTCCTTTGTCTTATTGGTTCCTGTAGCAATCCTCATCGATGGTTTTAAGTTTACTCCTTCACATCTACAACTAGCTGTAAGTGACGAAAACATATTACATCCCAAAAAACAGGTCGAGAACTTATGGCTTTTGCTTGTGGTTTCTTGGCAGACAAGTCAAGGTTTGACTGTCAAAGAGTTTTGCCTCATGTCTCTACTTGCTGGTGTTTGCTTGCATAGCTACCAACAGGTTCGTAAGGTTTCAGAATTTAAAGATGGGTTTAGGTCTCGTTAATGAAGTTCCAATTAGCATCAAATGTGATTCAAAATTTACAAACACGGTTTAGGTATCTTATATGATCTTAGAGATGGTGTCACCAGTGACACACTCTGTTGGGAACTGCGTGAAGCGTGTGGTGGTTATTGCATCATCCATTCTTTTCTTCAAAACTCCAGTCTCTCCTCTTAATTCCATTGGTAACTTTATAAACAAATTAActagtagtatatatataaagttttcaTCGATTGAATCTCCACTTGTTTGATGAGCAAGAGTCTGTTTCTCCAATATCTTTAACGCGCAACAGGTACGGCCACTGCACTAGCTGGAGTTTACTTGTACACCAGAGCCAAGAGAATCAAACCAAACCCAAACTCAAAATCTTCCTGAAGTTTCCTCTCTCTGGTTTTTGAAGTTTTTACTTGTAAATAAGAAATTTATAGAAGCTCTTTATCAAtttctatttatattatgttctttctttttttttttgctgtgtgTTCCCCCTCACATGAATGACATTTCTTCATACAGCTTTTCACCATGAATGggtttcatttatatattttgtctactatctaaaataattaattagcaAGAGTTAGAAACCTATTtctttcaacaaaacaaatataaatcatgATAAAGTAAGAAATAAAAGAACGGGCCATGAAATAAAGTGTATAGGGCCCAAAAAGGCCCAAACGAAGAAGGAGGCGGCTCGTTTAGATGGTGGTTGGTTGGTTTATAATAAAACCTAACGAACGGGGACGTGGTCATCCTCCTccactttttttctctctctcttctctacgcttcttccttcttcttttgtGGCGTAGATttatagagagagatagaaaggggaaagaaaaaaagaatctgAAACCTCTCCAGCTCAGAGAATTTGACCGATTCCACATTCGTTTCCTCCATCGCGGCACTTGAAATCAGGTACGTCTTCTTCTTCCGTAGAGTAAACTTCCCCGCCGTAGTGAATCGTGATTCGATTCGCCTCCTTGCTCTCTGTCGGTTAATTCGTTCTTAAACTCAGATCTAGATCCGTGGTGGATCTTATCAATTTTGGATAGCTATTTTATGATGTATTagtagaagatgatgatgattctttGTATCTAATTGAGCTAAGTATCTCCTTTGCAGAAAACTATTTGATTTGCTTGCTATGGCTGCAACCGCTCCTTCCGCAGTCCGTTATGCTCCCGAGGATCATTCTCTTCCCAAGCCGTGGAAGGGACTTGTTGATGATCGAACTGGATACTTGTACTTTTGGAATCCCGAGACCAACGTTACTCAATACGAGCGACCTCAACCTCCTTCCAACTTACCTGTAAGCTCCTCCGCCTCCGTTCAGGTTCCTCAAGCCTCTGCCGTACCAAATGGTAGTAGCTATGCTCCTGCCAAGGGTGGTGATGATAAGTACTCTAGAGCCACCGGTGACGGTGGGCCTAGGCGCTCGAGGTTTAGTGAGGTAGTATTGACCATTTatactttcttgtttttattaCCAGTTTGCTCTTTATCTGGATCCTTGTTgttataaataaatgatttttggCTCatgaaatttgatttatttgttacaGATTAATGACAGGAGTGGAGCGCCGTATTTGAATGGGGCTGCCAATGGACTTGTGAACTCTCTTCCTCCTTCATCAGCTCCAGTTAGTGATATTTCTCCGGAGGCCTATTGCCGCCGTCATGAAATTACCGTCAGTGTAAGTATCTTCATGTGTCGTTTTGATCTCATAATTTTGGTTGAA encodes:
- the LOC106438892 gene encoding putative pentatricopeptide repeat-containing protein At3g01580; this encodes MTKRSLYQWNTLLKSLSRDKQWQQVLSQFIQMFRCEEKPDNFTIPVALKACVELRQIKCGEIIHAFINKDASLASDLYVGSALIDMYAKCGRMTQALRVFDELEEKPDIVTWSSMVSGFERNGFPFEAVEFFRRMATSSHVSPDRVTLITLVSACTKLSDSKLGRCVHGFVMRRGFEKDLSLVNSLLNCYAKSGAFKEAVHLFKVMAEKDVISWSTVIACYVQNGAAAEALRLFSEMMGSGTEPSAATMLSVFQACAASHDLEQGRKSHELAIRKGIEAEVKVSTALVDMYMKCFSPEEAYAVFSRIPRKDVVSWVALISGFTLNGMAHRSVEEFSKMLFENNTRPDSILMVKVLKSCSDLGFLEQAECFHSYVIKFGFDSNPFIGASLVELYSRCGSLGSACKVFDEITLKDVVVWTSLITGYGIHGKCTKALETFTQMVESSEVEPNEVTFLSVLSACSHSGLIHEGLRIFELMVSQYGLVPNLEHYAVLVDLLGRVGKLDTAIEITKRMPFSPTPQVLGTLLGACRIHQNDEMAETVAKKLFELEPNHAGYYMLMSNMYGVKGEWENVEKLRNAVRNRGIKKGLAESLIEIKRKVHRFVADDNMHPENELVYELLKELDLHMKQDFEDSAYFQTEGGSL
- the LOC106438893 gene encoding oleosin S1-2-like codes for the protein MADVRTHAHQVQVHPLRQHEGGIKVVYPQSGPSSTQVLAVIAGVPVGGTLLTLAGLTLAGSVIGLMLAFPLFLIFSPVIVPAAFVIGLAMTGFMASGAIGLTGLSSMSWVLNHIRRVRERMPDELEEAKQRLADMAEYVGQRTKDAGQTIEEKAHDVRESKTYDVRDRDTKGHTASGGDRDTKTSREVRVATT
- the LOC106438894 gene encoding phosphoenolpyruvate/phosphate translocator 2, chloroplastic-like isoform X2; the protein is MLLITPYPRLVSPLLATKSTPESSFTRRARASSSSSSSSSSYHWPFLTPKRRLNGFKLKSATVPGDVESGSLVKGLKLGGMFGVWYLLNIYYNIFNKQVLRVFPYPATVTAFQLGCGTLMISIMWLLKLHPRPKVTPSQFPAILQLAAAHTLGNLLTNVSLGRVNVSFTHTIKALEPFFTVLFSVLLLGEWPSVWIVCSLLPIVAGVSLASFTEASFNWIGFCSAMASNVTNQSRNVLSKKFMVEKEALDNINLFSIITIISFVLLVPVAILIDGFKFTPSHLQLATSQGLTVKEFCLMSLLAGVCLHSYQQVSYMILEMVSPVTHSVGNCVKRVVVIASSILFFKTPVSPLNSIGTATALAGVYLYTRAKRIKPNPNSKSS
- the LOC106438894 gene encoding phosphoenolpyruvate/phosphate translocator 2, chloroplastic-like isoform X1 is translated as MLLITPYPRLVSPLLATKSTPESSFTRRARASSSSSSSSSSYHWPFLTPKRRLNGFKLKSATVPGDVESGSLVKGLKLGGMFGVWYLLNIYYNIFNKQVLRVFPYPATVTAFQLGCGTLMISIMWLLKLHPRPKVTPSQFPAILQLAAAHTLGNLLTNVSLGRVNVSFTHTIKALEPFFTVLFSVLLLGEWPSVWIVCSLLPIVAGVSLASFTEASFNWIGFCSAMASNVTNQSRNVLSKKFMVEKFVVLKQEALDNINLFSIITIISFVLLVPVAILIDGFKFTPSHLQLATSQGLTVKEFCLMSLLAGVCLHSYQQVSYMILEMVSPVTHSVGNCVKRVVVIASSILFFKTPVSPLNSIGTATALAGVYLYTRAKRIKPNPNSKSS